In Microscilla marina ATCC 23134, the following proteins share a genomic window:
- a CDS encoding Na/Pi symporter — protein MGRINQEKSGVLIVQLLGLIFTFLLALQLLILAFDLLGQRYVEQIIVATSNPFINLFIGLLATAIIQSSSTITSLTVVAVAANTLSLESAVFIVMGANIGTTVTSTLASVSHVSQRKEFRKAIAAATLHDFFNIFTTLILFPLEYYFGVLSSLARTLSAAIQGGVPGDHHHIPNPLGRLFTPITQSINSFLGNNSFITLITGSVLLFVAIRTISYLLKPKWEKQTSNVLEQSLFGHPFKALLSGTVITGIMQSSSVVSTLIVPMVATNKLSLRRVFPFIMGANLGTTFTALVAAFSKSETALSIAFTHILFNIIGVLLFFPATPLRNIPLWFARRLGNATLRNRLYGFAYIILTFFIIPFFLIFFSQKPVIKQKKPPKTPAIIKAKEVQKKEGKSTENIK, from the coding sequence ATGGGTCGAATTAACCAAGAGAAGTCAGGTGTTTTAATAGTGCAATTGCTAGGGCTTATTTTTACTTTCTTGCTGGCTTTGCAACTATTAATATTGGCGTTTGATTTGTTGGGGCAGCGTTATGTAGAGCAAATCATTGTGGCTACTTCCAACCCTTTTATCAACTTGTTTATTGGGTTATTGGCAACAGCTATTATCCAAAGTAGTTCTACCATTACCTCATTAACTGTAGTAGCAGTAGCGGCAAATACTTTGAGCCTGGAAAGTGCCGTGTTTATTGTCATGGGGGCAAACATTGGAACAACAGTAACCAGTACCCTGGCATCGGTAAGCCATGTAAGTCAGCGAAAAGAGTTTCGAAAAGCAATCGCTGCGGCAACATTACACGATTTTTTCAATATTTTTACTACCCTCATACTTTTTCCTCTTGAGTATTATTTTGGGGTGTTGTCATCGCTTGCCCGTACTTTATCAGCGGCTATTCAAGGAGGAGTTCCTGGCGACCATCATCACATTCCAAATCCGTTGGGGCGTCTGTTTACCCCCATCACCCAAAGTATCAATAGTTTTCTTGGCAACAATAGTTTTATTACGCTTATCACAGGCTCAGTATTATTGTTTGTAGCAATACGCACGATTTCTTATTTGCTGAAACCTAAATGGGAAAAGCAAACTTCTAATGTATTGGAGCAAAGTCTGTTTGGGCATCCATTCAAAGCATTATTGTCAGGTACTGTCATCACCGGTATTATGCAGTCTAGCTCAGTGGTGTCTACTTTGATTGTGCCTATGGTAGCTACTAATAAGCTATCGTTAAGAAGGGTATTTCCTTTTATTATGGGAGCTAATTTGGGGACAACCTTTACAGCATTGGTGGCGGCTTTTTCTAAATCTGAAACAGCCCTAAGTATTGCTTTTACCCATATTTTGTTCAACATTATTGGGGTCTTGTTGTTTTTTCCAGCTACTCCATTGCGCAATATACCCTTGTGGTTTGCCCGACGTTTGGGTAATGCTACTTTGCGTAATCGTTTGTATGGTTTTGCTTACATTATTCTTACCTTCTTTATCATACCCTTTTTTCTGATTTTCTTCTCACAAAAACCTGTTATCAAGCAAAAAAAACCACCAAAAACACCTGCTATAATAAAGGCAAAAGAGGTACAAAAAAAAGAAGGGAAGTCAACGGAGAATATAAAATAA
- a CDS encoding tyrosine-type recombinase/integrase, with product MIKSFLKHILAKRYSQNTITSYNHDLQQFSTYLQEIHRLEEPEHADHNMIRSWVLQLTEEKANVTSINRKIATLKSFYKYLQNQGFIKKNPAQRLKPMKVPKKAPIFVEEEKMLQLLNTVQYPAGIEGLRDKFTIEILYGTGMRLSELINLQIQHVDFQKLRIRIPEKNNLKKEKERNISVAKPLLDLLQQYEKSKQQTYGKLVHNHVLVTDEGKPAYPMLIYRTVKKYLQLITDQEKKSPHVLRHSFATHLLNKGADLHEVKDMLGHTTLSTTQAYSHNSLDQIKEIFNQAHPKA from the coding sequence ATGATAAAATCCTTTTTGAAGCATATATTAGCTAAAAGATATAGCCAAAACACTATTACTTCTTACAATCACGATCTCCAGCAATTTTCTACCTATCTTCAGGAAATACACCGGCTAGAAGAGCCTGAACACGCCGATCATAACATGATTAGATCATGGGTGCTGCAACTTACTGAAGAGAAAGCCAACGTCACCTCTATCAATAGAAAAATTGCCACCCTCAAATCATTTTACAAATACTTACAAAATCAAGGATTTATTAAGAAAAATCCTGCACAACGCCTCAAACCAATGAAAGTGCCCAAAAAAGCACCTATTTTTGTGGAAGAGGAAAAAATGCTGCAGTTACTCAATACAGTACAATACCCCGCAGGTATTGAAGGTTTGCGAGACAAGTTTACTATAGAAATACTCTATGGCACAGGTATGCGTCTTTCTGAGCTGATTAACCTGCAAATTCAACATGTTGACTTTCAAAAATTAAGGATTAGAATACCAGAAAAAAATAATCTAAAAAAAGAGAAAGAGAGAAACATTTCTGTAGCCAAACCGTTGCTTGACCTTTTACAGCAATATGAAAAAAGTAAGCAACAAACTTATGGCAAACTAGTACATAACCACGTATTGGTTACAGATGAGGGCAAGCCTGCTTACCCTATGTTAATTTATCGTACTGTAAAAAAGTATCTTCAGCTGATTACTGATCAGGAAAAAAAGAGTCCACATGTACTGAGGCACTCTTTTGCTACGCATCTGCTAAACAAAGGGGCTGATTTACATGAAGTAAAGGATATGCTTGGACATACTACATTAAGTACTACTCAGGCATACTCCCATAATTCGCTTGATCAAATTAAAGAAATATTTAATCAAGCACACCCTAAAGCATAG
- the hpf gene encoding ribosome hibernation-promoting factor, HPF/YfiA family, with amino-acid sequence MKLQFHSVHFNADPKLTEFIEQKANKLETFYDRIIDGEVFLRLEKNEHRYDNKVIEIKLNIPGTILFTKEHATSFEAATDQAVESLRRQLKKHKEKKLNY; translated from the coding sequence ATGAAACTACAATTTCATTCCGTACATTTCAATGCGGACCCCAAGCTCACAGAATTTATAGAGCAAAAAGCCAACAAACTGGAAACTTTTTACGACCGAATTATAGACGGTGAAGTATTTCTTCGACTGGAAAAAAATGAACACCGTTATGATAATAAAGTAATAGAGATAAAACTGAATATTCCCGGAACTATTCTATTTACCAAAGAACACGCTACTTCATTCGAAGCAGCTACCGATCAGGCAGTTGAAAGCCTTAGAAGACAGTTGAAAAAACACAAAGAGAAAAAACTCAACTATTAA
- a CDS encoding DUF4197 domain-containing protein produces the protein MKTLRQYFWGLILLIPFVQGCDTLTNVANTINKSGAIAKPLTEGQIASGLKEALSVGISNGVKQLMQKDGYFGSSILKILLPKEVKEAQNLITKHVPNGQNLLDNLVLKMNRAAEDAANEATPIFKDAITGMSINDAKGILFGSDSAATSYLKGKTQARLTSAYAPKINSSLGKVGATQAWKALADPYNKFANSTVGRFIKGVKPINADLGSYVTNKALSGLFYKVKQEEGKIRDNPVARVTSLLQRVFGELDKKKN, from the coding sequence ATGAAAACTTTACGTCAATACTTCTGGGGATTAATTCTATTAATTCCTTTTGTACAAGGGTGTGATACATTGACCAATGTAGCCAATACAATCAATAAAAGTGGGGCTATAGCCAAACCTCTGACTGAGGGGCAAATTGCTTCAGGTTTGAAGGAGGCGCTGAGCGTAGGTATTAGTAATGGAGTAAAACAGCTAATGCAAAAAGACGGATACTTTGGTAGTAGCATACTAAAAATACTCTTACCAAAAGAAGTAAAAGAAGCTCAAAACCTGATTACGAAGCATGTGCCCAACGGACAGAACTTATTAGATAACCTGGTACTTAAAATGAACCGGGCTGCTGAAGATGCCGCTAACGAGGCTACCCCTATTTTTAAAGATGCAATTACTGGTATGAGTATCAATGATGCCAAGGGTATTTTGTTTGGCAGTGATAGTGCTGCTACTTCTTACTTGAAAGGTAAAACCCAAGCCAGGTTAACTTCTGCTTATGCACCTAAAATTAACAGTTCACTGGGGAAAGTAGGGGCTACCCAAGCCTGGAAAGCACTTGCTGACCCGTACAACAAGTTTGCAAACTCTACTGTAGGTAGGTTTATTAAAGGGGTGAAGCCTATCAATGCCGACTTAGGTAGCTACGTTACAAATAAAGCACTTTCTGGTTTATTTTATAAAGTAAAGCAAGAAGAAGGTAAGATTAGGGATAATCCGGTAGCACGTGTGACAAGTTTGCTACAGCGGGTATTTGGAGAACTAGACAAAAAAAAGAATTAA
- a CDS encoding DUF4197 domain-containing protein — MKKIFTFIFLLGLAPLFSSCDMLQKAAEPGVSDDDIALGLKSALDVGIGNGVQELIKTDGYFANQAIKILLPDEVQNATSFIKTAVPGSETLLTEVVLKMNRAAEDAANEAAPIFKDAITGMTFTDARNILFGTDNAATSFLKTGTFTQLQGLYAPKINNSLSKVGLTQLWAQIATPYNQYASNPLVQVLGAKPIPADLGTYVTGKALDGLFFKVEGEEVKIRKNVTARVNDLLQRVFGLLD, encoded by the coding sequence ATGAAAAAGATTTTCACATTTATTTTTCTTCTTGGACTTGCCCCCTTATTTAGCTCCTGTGATATGCTACAAAAAGCTGCCGAACCAGGAGTTTCAGATGATGATATTGCCCTTGGATTAAAATCTGCCTTAGATGTGGGCATTGGAAACGGGGTACAAGAGCTAATTAAAACTGATGGGTATTTTGCCAACCAAGCAATCAAAATCTTATTACCAGATGAGGTTCAAAATGCTACTAGTTTTATAAAAACGGCGGTTCCTGGCTCTGAAACTTTGCTTACCGAAGTAGTGCTTAAAATGAATAGAGCAGCTGAGGATGCCGCCAACGAAGCCGCCCCTATATTCAAAGACGCCATTACTGGTATGACCTTTACTGATGCTCGTAACATCTTATTTGGCACCGACAATGCCGCCACCAGTTTTCTAAAAACAGGCACCTTTACTCAACTACAAGGTCTATACGCACCAAAAATCAACAATTCACTTAGCAAAGTAGGACTGACCCAACTATGGGCACAAATTGCCACTCCTTATAACCAATACGCCAGTAACCCTCTGGTACAAGTACTAGGGGCTAAGCCTATCCCTGCCGACTTGGGCACTTATGTTACAGGAAAAGCCTTGGACGGTTTATTTTTTAAAGTAGAAGGAGAAGAAGTAAAAATACGCAAAAATGTAACGGCAAGGGTCAATGACTTGCTCCAGAGAGTATTTGGTTTGTTAGACTAA
- a CDS encoding M20 metallopeptidase family protein: MEELKPIVKELAKKYAEDILTDRRHIHANPELSFEEYKTAEYVANRLKSFGLTPQEKVANTGLTVLIEGKNPESKTVALRADMDALPITEANDVPYKSTNEGVMHACGHDVHTSSLLGTARILSEMTDSFEGTLKLIFQPGEEKIPGGASLMIKDGVLKALKHTPAPKSIIGQHVMPFLPVGTIGFREGLYMASADEIYITVKGKGGHGAMPEKIIDPVLISSHIMVALQQIISRNCDPKTPSVLSFGKVEAKGATNIIPDVVKIAGTFRTYDEAWRTEAHKRMKKMGEGIAEAMGATCDFDIHVGYPHLKNHPALTQRMRQAAETYMGKENVVNLDLWMAAEDFAYYSQEVDACFYRLGTRNESKGIVSSVHTPTFDIDEDALEIGAGLMSWLALNELKG, encoded by the coding sequence ATGGAAGAGTTAAAACCTATAGTAAAAGAACTGGCTAAAAAATATGCAGAAGATATTCTGACTGACCGTAGGCATATTCATGCCAATCCAGAACTTTCTTTTGAAGAATACAAAACCGCAGAATATGTGGCCAATCGCCTGAAATCGTTTGGGCTTACCCCACAAGAGAAAGTGGCGAATACTGGGCTTACTGTATTGATAGAAGGCAAAAACCCTGAAAGTAAAACGGTAGCTTTGCGGGCCGATATGGACGCTTTGCCTATTACAGAAGCAAATGATGTTCCTTACAAGTCTACCAATGAGGGGGTAATGCATGCCTGTGGGCATGACGTACACACCTCGTCTTTGTTGGGCACTGCACGTATTTTGAGCGAGATGACAGATAGTTTTGAGGGAACATTGAAACTGATTTTTCAGCCGGGAGAAGAAAAAATCCCTGGTGGAGCATCTTTAATGATCAAAGACGGAGTACTCAAGGCTTTGAAGCATACACCAGCACCTAAAAGCATCATAGGCCAACACGTGATGCCATTTTTGCCAGTGGGTACCATTGGTTTCAGAGAGGGGTTATATATGGCAAGTGCCGATGAAATTTACATTACTGTAAAAGGGAAAGGTGGGCATGGAGCAATGCCTGAGAAAATTATAGATCCAGTGTTGATCAGTTCGCATATAATGGTGGCTTTACAGCAAATTATTAGTCGCAACTGTGATCCTAAAACGCCTTCTGTACTTTCGTTTGGAAAGGTAGAAGCCAAGGGAGCTACCAATATAATACCTGATGTGGTAAAGATAGCAGGAACTTTTAGAACTTATGATGAAGCTTGGCGGACAGAAGCACATAAACGCATGAAAAAAATGGGTGAAGGCATTGCTGAGGCAATGGGGGCTACTTGTGATTTTGACATTCATGTAGGTTACCCACACCTCAAAAACCACCCTGCGCTTACCCAACGTATGCGTCAGGCAGCCGAAACATATATGGGCAAAGAGAATGTAGTGAACCTTGATTTATGGATGGCAGCTGAAGATTTTGCTTATTACTCACAAGAAGTAGACGCTTGTTTTTATCGTTTGGGTACGCGTAATGAATCTAAGGGGATAGTCTCGTCAGTACATACACCTACCTTTGATATTGACGAAGATGCGCTGGAAATAGGAGCAGGGCTAATGAGTTGGTTGGCGCTCAATGAATTGAAAGGTTAA
- a CDS encoding M48 family metalloprotease encodes MKKQILLSLLILMPWLSQAQYNHCGILIPSQKSINKVKDKPSSINSFISIDEAANYIKRIVKQVPDWQQNFVLQERNGINNAYAHIQNGKRFITYDNLFVEALDYQTGTKWASVSVLAHEVGHHYFDHVLDREGSTHSKELEADYFSGYVLAKMGASIAQAKAAMAKLANPYGSHSHPPRNQRLTAIEKGYNTVKPRKKSNPYSGNFYTQQNDVRYVNVQPRSNKLVQATWFFNNGQKVSENLHYSRTTSRGARVYYNNYMQNTRRVELYFFRDGRIREKDIDLKKRRYAWYNFSRH; translated from the coding sequence ATGAAAAAACAGATTCTTTTGTCACTACTCATCCTTATGCCTTGGTTAAGCCAGGCACAATACAACCATTGTGGTATACTCATTCCTTCTCAAAAATCTATCAACAAAGTTAAAGACAAACCATCCTCGATTAACAGTTTTATTTCGATAGATGAGGCAGCCAACTACATCAAACGTATTGTAAAACAAGTACCCGATTGGCAGCAAAATTTTGTATTGCAAGAACGCAATGGAATTAATAATGCGTATGCACACATACAAAACGGCAAACGGTTTATTACTTATGATAACCTGTTTGTAGAGGCGCTGGATTATCAAACAGGCACAAAGTGGGCTTCTGTAAGTGTGCTGGCACATGAAGTAGGGCACCACTATTTCGACCATGTACTTGACCGGGAAGGCAGTACCCATTCTAAAGAGCTGGAAGCGGATTATTTTTCGGGCTATGTACTAGCCAAGATGGGAGCAAGTATCGCCCAGGCAAAAGCAGCTATGGCAAAACTTGCCAACCCTTATGGCTCACACTCTCACCCTCCACGCAACCAACGTTTAACTGCTATAGAAAAGGGCTACAACACAGTAAAGCCACGCAAAAAAAGTAATCCATACAGTGGTAATTTTTATACTCAACAAAATGATGTACGCTATGTAAATGTACAGCCCAGGTCAAACAAATTGGTGCAAGCCACTTGGTTTTTTAACAATGGACAAAAGGTAAGCGAAAACCTGCACTATTCGCGCACTACCTCAAGAGGCGCCAGGGTGTATTACAACAATTACATGCAAAATACCCGACGGGTTGAATTATATTTTTTTAGAGATGGGCGAATACGTGAAAAAGACATTGATCTAAAAAAACGCCGCTATGCCTGGTACAACTTTAGCCGCCATTAA
- a CDS encoding macro domain-containing protein, whose amino-acid sequence MKTPPTIILTSVEPGLAYAWEQICGDLKNVEIVQGSILNVNCEAVVSPANSFGFMDGGIDALYTRYFGEQLQERLQQLIREKHHGELLVGSAAIAPTQNQQIPYLIAAPTMRVPMVLNNSVNPYLAARAVLLLILNGSFPDGQPIADVVKRMAFPGLGTGVGQVSFSTCSAQVRQAIEEVCFDRGQFPESWVEASQRHQALYGQSFRDLQRD is encoded by the coding sequence ATGAAAACACCTCCAACGATAATTTTAACGTCAGTAGAGCCTGGTTTGGCGTATGCCTGGGAGCAAATATGTGGTGATTTGAAAAACGTAGAAATAGTGCAAGGTTCTATTCTTAATGTCAACTGTGAGGCTGTAGTGAGCCCTGCCAATAGTTTTGGGTTTATGGATGGAGGGATAGATGCATTGTATACCCGATATTTTGGAGAACAGTTACAGGAGCGTTTGCAGCAATTGATTCGAGAGAAACACCATGGAGAGCTGTTGGTAGGCAGCGCAGCTATTGCGCCCACTCAAAATCAACAAATTCCTTATTTGATTGCTGCCCCTACCATGCGGGTGCCTATGGTACTCAACAATTCAGTAAACCCTTACCTTGCAGCCAGAGCTGTATTGTTGTTAATATTGAATGGTAGTTTTCCTGATGGACAACCGATTGCTGATGTAGTCAAAAGGATGGCGTTTCCCGGATTGGGTACAGGAGTAGGGCAAGTGAGTTTTAGTACTTGTTCTGCTCAAGTAAGACAAGCCATTGAAGAAGTATGCTTTGATAGGGGGCAGTTTCCTGAAAGTTGGGTAGAGGCAAGTCAGCGACATCAGGCTTTGTATGGTCAAAGCTTCAGAGATTTACAGCGAGATTAA
- the pbpC gene encoding penicillin-binding protein 1C → MIKNSGENHTNRSFRLIKLIKRCWRYRLIRLPLLGTIGAIVLFFILHWIFPLRVKIEYSQLMLAKNDQVLHAFLTSDDKWRMKTELDEIIPKLKKAIVYKEDKYFYNHWGVNPIAISRALFNNILQGHKTSGASTITMQVARLLSPKKRTYANKVIEMFRALQLEWKYSKDEILQIYLNLVPYGGNIEGVKAASLLYFGRMPHQLSLAQITALAIIPNRPTSWVIGRTNEAIVKARNKWLKRFGKANIYEPRFIKAALEEQLQATRSEAPHEAQHLAYRLRSRYSTESIIRTTIDKSKQDKIQQLVANYVRRLKVKGIYNASVLVINNHTKQVEAYLGSPFFYDKKHAGQVDGVKAVRSPGSTLKPLVYALGFDQGKLTPKSTVADVPINLNGYSPENFYKKFNGIVNIETSLANSLNIPAVKALKMIGVHYFINKLREARFEQVVKDEKKLGYSMILGGCGVTLEELTNLFSVYSNGGRYTNLCYLKSDTITTNRKLISSAAAYVITENLTKANRPDLPSSFENTIRIPKVAWKTGTSYGRRDAWSIGYNAAYTVGVWVGNFSGNGVKSLVGAEVATPLLFQVFNAIDYNSKKEWFKAPKDLKVRWVCAETGLPPNSFCESQVIDYYLPLVSPTQKCDHLKKVFVSIDGKESYCVTCRTEGKFKTVLYPNLAPEMVAFYNMEGIAYRKIPPHNPRCTRVFEHPAPVINSLSTNKEYIVDRDDPPELMLTCIAHNEVKTVYWYINDQFYKAASPNDKVFFKPTRGMIKVSCSDDQGKSSSIGIRVLYE, encoded by the coding sequence ATGATAAAAAACTCTGGTGAAAACCACACAAATAGGTCATTTCGTCTGATAAAACTTATTAAGCGTTGCTGGAGGTATCGCCTGATAAGGCTGCCATTACTTGGGACAATTGGAGCAATTGTGTTGTTTTTTATTCTACATTGGATATTCCCTTTGCGTGTAAAGATAGAGTACTCTCAATTGATGCTGGCAAAAAACGATCAGGTATTGCATGCGTTTTTAACCTCTGACGATAAGTGGCGGATGAAAACTGAGCTTGATGAAATTATTCCTAAACTCAAAAAAGCCATCGTATACAAAGAAGATAAATATTTTTATAACCATTGGGGGGTAAACCCCATCGCTATAAGCAGGGCGTTGTTTAATAACATATTACAAGGACACAAAACATCGGGAGCGTCTACCATTACAATGCAGGTAGCCCGGTTGCTCTCGCCCAAAAAGCGTACGTATGCCAACAAAGTGATTGAGATGTTCCGGGCGCTTCAGTTGGAGTGGAAATATTCAAAAGATGAAATATTGCAAATATACCTCAATCTGGTGCCTTATGGGGGCAATATAGAAGGAGTAAAAGCGGCCTCTTTGTTGTATTTTGGACGAATGCCCCACCAATTGAGCCTTGCCCAAATCACTGCCTTGGCGATTATACCTAACCGCCCTACCTCTTGGGTAATAGGGCGCACCAACGAAGCTATAGTCAAAGCCCGCAACAAATGGCTTAAGCGTTTTGGCAAGGCCAATATCTATGAGCCAAGGTTTATCAAAGCAGCACTGGAAGAGCAACTTCAGGCTACAAGAAGCGAAGCCCCACACGAAGCCCAACACTTGGCGTATCGCTTACGTAGTCGTTATTCTACTGAATCGATCATTCGAACTACTATTGACAAATCTAAACAAGATAAAATACAACAACTGGTAGCAAACTATGTACGTCGCCTTAAGGTAAAGGGTATTTACAATGCCTCGGTGTTGGTAATAAACAACCACACCAAGCAAGTAGAAGCTTATTTAGGTTCCCCGTTTTTTTATGATAAAAAACATGCGGGGCAGGTAGACGGAGTAAAAGCTGTACGTTCGCCAGGGAGTACCCTTAAGCCCTTGGTGTATGCCTTGGGTTTTGATCAGGGCAAGCTCACCCCTAAGTCTACAGTGGCCGATGTACCCATCAACTTGAATGGATACAGCCCCGAAAATTTTTACAAAAAATTTAATGGGATAGTCAATATAGAAACTTCTTTGGCAAACTCGCTCAATATTCCGGCTGTAAAAGCCCTTAAAATGATAGGGGTACATTATTTTATCAATAAGCTACGTGAGGCGAGGTTTGAACAAGTGGTAAAAGACGAGAAAAAGCTGGGGTACTCTATGATTTTAGGGGGATGTGGGGTTACGTTGGAAGAACTCACCAACTTGTTTTCGGTATATAGCAATGGTGGGCGTTATACCAACTTATGTTATCTCAAAAGTGATACAATTACCACCAACCGAAAGTTGATTAGCTCTGCAGCAGCCTATGTAATTACCGAAAACCTGACCAAAGCCAATCGTCCTGACCTGCCTTCATCGTTTGAAAACACTATTCGTATTCCGAAAGTAGCCTGGAAAACAGGCACCTCTTATGGGCGGCGCGACGCCTGGAGTATAGGTTATAATGCCGCATACACCGTAGGTGTATGGGTGGGTAACTTTTCGGGCAATGGAGTCAAAAGCCTGGTAGGAGCAGAGGTGGCTACCCCTTTATTGTTTCAAGTGTTCAACGCTATTGACTATAACTCTAAAAAGGAATGGTTTAAAGCCCCCAAAGACTTAAAGGTTCGTTGGGTATGTGCCGAAACAGGTTTACCACCTAACAGTTTTTGCGAAAGTCAAGTCATAGACTATTACCTGCCATTGGTGTCTCCTACGCAAAAGTGTGACCATTTGAAAAAGGTTTTTGTATCGATCGATGGTAAAGAGTCTTACTGTGTGACGTGCCGAACCGAAGGTAAATTTAAAACGGTGCTTTATCCAAATCTTGCCCCTGAAATGGTGGCTTTTTATAATATGGAAGGCATTGCTTACCGCAAAATACCCCCGCATAACCCAAGGTGTACCAGGGTGTTTGAACATCCTGCGCCAGTCATTAACTCTTTGTCGACAAATAAAGAGTATATTGTAGATCGTGATGATCCCCCTGAGCTAATGCTGACTTGTATAGCTCACAATGAGGTAAAAACTGTATATTGGTATATCAACGATCAGTTTTATAAGGCAGCAAGCCCCAACGATAAGGTGTTTTTTAAACCTACACGTGGTATGATCAAGGTATCATGCAGCGACGATCAGGGCAAAAGTTCCAGTATTGGTATCAGGGTTTTGTATGAGTAG
- a CDS encoding M20 metallopeptidase family protein: protein MNLKDKVKELAQKYSNEVLSDRRHLHAHPELSFQEHNTAKFVANKLKAIGITPTENIAGTGLTALIEGKKPESKIVALRADMDALPIMELNDVPYRSTNKGIMHACGHDVHTSSLLGTARILNDLREHFEGTFKLIFQPGEEVSPGGASLMIKENVLKANLHKVAPRSIYAQHVAPFIEVGKVGFKPGPVLASCDDIYITVKGAGGHAGTPHEVIDTVLIASQIVVSLQQVVSRNIPPHIPAVLSFGKIVGEGSTNIIPAEVKIEGTFRTFDEEWRKKAHENIVRLAKATAQGMGGDCEIEIEVGYPYLNNAIDFTERSMLYAQEFLGQNNVLVLPNVMMGSEDFAFYSHHIDACFYTLGVKNEAKNITAGLHTPHFDIDEDAVEIGVGLMTWMGLCELKQL, encoded by the coding sequence ATGAACTTAAAGGACAAAGTTAAAGAACTTGCGCAAAAGTATTCAAACGAAGTACTGAGTGATCGAAGGCATTTACATGCCCACCCTGAGTTATCCTTTCAGGAACACAACACTGCTAAATTTGTAGCGAACAAACTAAAGGCCATAGGGATTACACCCACTGAAAATATTGCTGGTACAGGATTGACTGCCTTGATTGAGGGCAAAAAGCCTGAAAGCAAAATAGTAGCTTTGCGTGCAGACATGGACGCCCTGCCTATTATGGAACTGAATGATGTACCTTATAGATCGACCAATAAGGGCATAATGCACGCTTGCGGACACGATGTGCATACATCGTCATTGTTGGGTACGGCAAGAATTTTAAATGATTTAAGGGAACATTTCGAAGGAACTTTCAAACTTATATTTCAACCAGGCGAAGAGGTGAGCCCAGGAGGAGCTTCTTTGATGATTAAAGAAAATGTGCTTAAGGCAAACTTACATAAGGTTGCTCCACGCAGTATATACGCCCAGCATGTAGCCCCCTTTATAGAGGTAGGCAAAGTAGGATTTAAGCCTGGACCTGTACTGGCAAGTTGCGACGATATATACATTACTGTAAAGGGAGCCGGAGGGCATGCAGGTACTCCTCATGAAGTAATAGATACAGTATTGATTGCTTCACAGATTGTAGTGAGTTTGCAGCAAGTGGTTAGTAGAAATATTCCGCCTCACATTCCAGCTGTGCTGTCTTTTGGCAAAATTGTAGGAGAGGGCTCTACAAATATTATCCCGGCAGAGGTGAAAATAGAAGGTACATTCAGAACGTTTGACGAAGAGTGGAGAAAAAAAGCCCATGAAAATATCGTTCGTTTGGCGAAAGCCACTGCACAAGGAATGGGAGGAGATTGTGAGATAGAGATAGAGGTGGGTTATCCTTATCTAAATAATGCCATTGATTTTACAGAACGATCTATGTTGTATGCCCAAGAGTTTTTGGGGCAAAATAATGTGTTGGTGTTACCCAATGTGATGATGGGAAGCGAAGACTTTGCTTTTTACTCTCATCATATAGATGCTTGTTTTTATACCCTGGGTGTGAAAAACGAGGCTAAAAATATTACGGCTGGTTTGCATACACCCCATTTTGACATAGATGAAGATGCGGTGGAGATTGGGGTAGGGTTGATGACATGGATGGGGTTGTGCGAGTTGAAACAATTATAA
- the rpsU gene encoding 30S ribosomal protein S21 gives MIIINVKENESIDKALKRFKKKFERTGVLKEIRKRSYFEKGSVARRNEVLRARYRQHMADKENNS, from the coding sequence ATGATTATTATCAACGTTAAAGAAAACGAATCTATCGACAAGGCGTTAAAACGCTTTAAAAAGAAATTTGAGCGCACAGGCGTTCTTAAAGAAATCAGAAAACGCAGCTATTTTGAAAAAGGTTCTGTGGCTCGTCGCAACGAAGTTTTGCGTGCTCGTTACCGTCAACACATGGCTGATAAGGAAAATAATTCTTAG